The sequence below is a genomic window from Paenibacillus silvisoli.
CCTCAGGCGGCGAGTACGGCTGGCTTGGATGCGAATGCGAACGTATAAGTCGAGCACGTTAGCTGGATGCGATCCGGTTCCTTTAGAGGGACCGGATTTTTTTGCGCTGCGGCGATTGACAGGAAACCAAATGGTTGTATATAATCGGATTCAGAAAGTGAAACCAAATGGTTTCGTAATTATTAAACACTCGTCGAAGAGAGGTCATTTTTCATGCTGTTGAACGAAATCAATTATGGAGCGGTTGCGGTAACGGGCATTCTATCCTTGGTGCTGGGCTTTCTGTGGATGGCCGTCATTTGGAAGAAGCCTTATCAGCGGGACATGTACGGCAAAGTATACGGTTCGGCGGATGCGGACGGGCCAAGCAATGCGGAGAAGATGCAATCGTTCATCATTTACATTCTCGTCTCCTTCGTAACGTCGATCGCTTACGCGGTATGCTTGCAGCTGTGGCAAGCCGGCGGTCAAGCCTTCGGTTATGACGGCGATTCGCTGGCAGGGGCGTTCTGGTTCACGATGCTGCTGACCGCGGGCTATACGCTGCCGTTCACGGTCGGCAAAAAGGTATGGCAGTTCAAAAGCTGGACCGTTGTCGCGGTCGACACGTCCTATGAAGTCGTTCGCTTTACGATGCTGCTGCTGATCTTCTGGTTCTGGAGCTAACGCGAGATAAGAGCATGCGATTCACCCGGTCCCGCGTGCTTGTTCGCGCGGCCGGGTTTTTCTTTTCACCATATTTAGGCATATCTGACATCGATCCGCATACGATTAGGCGAAGAATGCGGGGAGAGGGAGGATGCTGACATGGCCGCGAACGAACAGCAGCTGGCGCAAATCGCCTTGGCAAATATGCCGAGCGGAGCCGAGCTGATGTTGATCAACCCGTCAGCCGCGTATGCGGCGGTATGCGCAGCGGATTTAAACGGCGACCGGCTGCAGGAAATCGCAGCGGTTTACCGGCTTGGCAGCCAGCTTCATCTCATGGTGCTGGAAGCGAGAAACGGTGTTTGGGAAAAGACAGCGGAAGCGAAAGGGCCGGGCTACGGCGTTTCCCGTCTGTCGGCAATGCCGGTGCTCAGAGCCGGCCGCAACAATTTGATCGTCGGCTGGCAGATCAACGAGCAGTGGTCGAAGCTGTCGGTTTACGAATGGACGCGCGAGGGACTTCGTGATGTCGCGCCGTCCGGCATGAGCTATAGCTATTTGGATGTACTTGATATGCCGGGGGACAATGGCCAGGACGGCAAATCGGAGCTCGCGCTTTGGCTGCAAAACAGCGGCGAGTCCTACCGGATTGAAGTGCTGCGGTGGCAGGGAGGCTCATTCGAGCCGGCGCCGGACGTATACAGCTACTATTATCCGCATGTCGTCCGGTATTACGAACGGCTCGTATGGCGGTATCCGCAATATCCGCTCTACTGGTACTGCCTAGCAGACGCACAATATCGCGCAGGTTCGCCGCAGCCTGCGCTCGTGTCGGTTCATCAGGCGATGGCCTTCGCTCAGCCGACCAGGGAAA
It includes:
- a CDS encoding DUF1761 domain-containing protein, which translates into the protein MLLNEINYGAVAVTGILSLVLGFLWMAVIWKKPYQRDMYGKVYGSADADGPSNAEKMQSFIIYILVSFVTSIAYAVCLQLWQAGGQAFGYDGDSLAGAFWFTMLLTAGYTLPFTVGKKVWQFKSWTVVAVDTSYEVVRFTMLLLIFWFWS